Proteins from a genomic interval of Echeneis naucrates chromosome 21, fEcheNa1.1, whole genome shotgun sequence:
- the galnt13 gene encoding polypeptide N-acetylgalactosaminyltransferase 13 isoform X1, whose product MRRFVYCKVVLTTSLVWVLVDVFLLLYFSECNKCDDRKDRSLLPALRAVISRSHEGPGEMGKAVNIPKDDQDKMKELFKINQFNLMASDMIALNRSLPDVRLDGCKTKVYPDDLPNTSIVIVFHNEAWSTLLRTVHSVINRSPRRLLVEIVLVDDASERDFLKKKLENYVRTLEVPVRILRMEQRSGLIRARLRGAAATKGQVITFLDAHCECTVGWLEPLLARIKEDRTAVVCPIIDVISDETFEYMAGSDMTYGGFNWKLNFRWYPVPQREMDRRKGDRTLPVRTPTMAGGLFSIEKSYFEEIGSYDPGMDIWGGENLEMSFRIWQCGGSLEIVTCSHVGHVFRKATPYSFPGGTGQVINKNNRRLAEVWMDDFKDFFYIISPGVMRVDYGEISSRKALREALKCKPFSWYLENIYPDSQIPRRYYSLGEIRNVETNQCVDNMGRKENEKVGFFNCHGMGGNQVFSYTADKEIRTDDLCLDVSRLNGPVVMLKCHHMKGNQMFEYDAEHTFLHIITQSCLTISRLEDGTYGPTVEYCNSSPIQAWILHNYTRLEVARHLYFSATDYFL is encoded by the exons CGGTGATCTCTCGGAGCCACGAGGGTCCAGGGGAGATGGGCAAGGCAGTGAACATCCCCAAAGATGACCAGGACAAGATGAAGGAGCTCTTTAAGATTAACCAGTTCAATCTAATGGCAAGTGACATGATTGCTCTGAACAGGAGTCTCCCGGACGTCAGGTTGGACGG CTGCAAAACCAAAGTGTACCCAGACGACCTTCCCAACACCAGCATTGTCATCGTGTTTCACAACGAGGCGTGGAGCACCCTGCTGCGGACTGTTCACAGCGTCATCAACCGCTCTCCCAGACGCCTGCTCGTGGAGATCGTGCTTGTCGACGATGCCAGTGAGCGAG ACTTcctgaagaagaagctggagaatTACGTGCGGACTCTGGAGGTGCCGGTGCGGATCTTAAGGATGGAGCAGCGCTCAGGTTTAATCAGAGCCAGGTTAAGGGGGGCGGCTGCTACCAAAGGTCAGGTAATCACCTTCCTGGACGCTCACTGTGAATGTACCGTCGGCTGGCTGGAGCCCCTGCTGGCCCGGATCAAAGAGGACAG GACAGCAGTAGTTTGCCCTATCATTGATGTCATCAGTGATGAGACGTTTGAGTACATGGCGGGCTCAGATATGACCTATGGTGGATTCAACTGGAAGCTGAATTTCCGCTGGTATCCTGTTCCCCAGCGGGAGATGGATCGACGAAAGGGAGACAGAACGCTTCCTGTCAG gactCCCACAATGGCAGGAGGATTGTTCTCTATAGAGAAATCATACTTTGAAGAAATAGGAAGCTATGATCCAGGCATGGATATCTGGGGTGGTGAAAACCTGGAAATGTCTTTCAGA ATCTGGCAGTGCGGCGGCTCTTTGGAAATTGTAACATGCTCTCATGTGGGCCATGTTTTCCGAAAGGCGACCCCATACAGCTTCCCTGGAGGAACAGGCCAagtcatcaacaaaaacaacaggcgCCTGGCCGAGGTGTGGATGGACGATTTCAAAGACTTCTTCTACATCATATCACCAG GTGTGATGCGGGTGGACTATGGAGAAATCTCTTCCCGTAAAGCCCTCCGTGAGGCCTTGAAGTGCAAACCATTTTCCTGGTATCTAGAGAACATCTACCCAGACTCCCAGATTCCAAGAAGATACTACTCACTTGGTGAA ATCAGAAATGTTGAGACCAACCAGTGTGTGGACAACatgggaagaaaagagaatgaGAAAGTTGGCTTTTTCAACTGTCATGGAATGGGTGGAAACCAG GTGTTCTCATACACAGCGGATAAAGAAATTAGAACAGATGACCTCTGTCTGGATGTCTCCCGCCTCAACGGACCTGTCGTCATGCTCAAGTGTCACCACATGAAGGGCAATCAAATGTTTGAGTATGATGCAGAG CACACTTTCCTCCACATCATCACTCAATCATGTCTGACCATCAGCCGTCTGGAAGATGGCACCTACGGGCCCACGGTGGAGTACTGTAACAGTAGTCCCATTCAGGCCTGGATCCTTCACAACTACACTCGGCTGGAGGTTGCTAGACACCTCTACTTCAGCGCCACTGACTATTTTCTCTAA